One genomic region from Ovis canadensis isolate MfBH-ARS-UI-01 breed Bighorn chromosome 6, ARS-UI_OviCan_v2, whole genome shotgun sequence encodes:
- the LOC138442960 gene encoding uncharacterized protein DKFZp434B061-like yields the protein MTQSATCPRTSQFLTPPRPSSHLRVRTHTRTHTCPHTPSPQLRPGGGLRPGEPGTESAKWVVPGTAAAEPPDRRANSSRKPESLKMQRPRRLPFRREASGPFTATSGWGELPSLKRLPASPGAWALQVRRRALKTPGRRTRGGGAPWPPRPGAAPPPASCRHRPPRAPGSRSRPSGSQALTAEPRRTRRGRGCSPAVPSFLEPQPPPRAPRQQPKRRSGFRRDSSTDPALGFSNFGVTIIRKFPRKPTGGGMRWWRSLVSLAFGGLEEAPSRKPGCAMGQAGRRSALSWEPRRELGWKRKAAQQQQQRTWGRLGGLLTSMKRNQSAGNLRDTEWPKTQ from the exons ATGACTCAAAGTGCCACCTGCCCCCGAACGTCCCAGTTCCTGACACCCCCGCGACCGTCCTCGCACTTACGTGtccgcacacacacacgcacacacacgtgtcCACACACACCCTCGCCCCAGCTCCGCCCAGGAGGCGGACTCCGACCAGGCGAACCCGGCACGGAATCGGCGAAGTGGGTGGTGCCGGGAACCGCGGCCGCCGAGCCCCCAGACCGCAGAGCAAACTCCTCGCGGAAGCCGGAGTCCCTCAAAATGCAGAGGCCTCGGCGGCTCCCATTTCGCCGGGAAGCTTCCGGGCCCTTCACCGCAACG tcggggtggggggagctcCCGTCTTTAAAGCGGCTTCCGGCCTCTCCGGGCGCCTGGGCGCTTCAGGTCAGAAGGAGAGCTCTGAAAACGCCTGGCAGGCGTACACGAGGCGGAGGGGCACCCTGGCCGCCCCGCCCCGGCGCAGCCCCGCCGCCCGCGTCCTGCAGGCACCGACCTCCCCGCGCGCCCGGCAGCCGCAGCCGCCCCTCCGGGAGCCAAGCGCTGACAGCTGAGCCGCGCCGAACGCGGCGGGGGCGCGGCTGCAGCCCCGCGGTGCCCTCCTTCCTAGaaccccagcccccgccccgcgcACCTCGGCAGCAGCCGAAACGCCGCTCGGGATTCCGGCGTGACAGCTCCACCGACCCGGCTCTGGGTTTCTCCAATTTCGGCGTCACAATAATAAGGAAGTTTCCTCGCAAGCCTACGGGCGGCGGAATGCGCTGG TGGAGGAGTCTTGTTTCACTCGCCTTCGGAGGACTGGAGGAAGCGCCAAGCCGAAAGCCGGGCTGCGCGATGGGACAGGCGGGAAGGAGGTCGGCGCTTTCCTGGGAACCTCGCAGAGAGTTGGGGTGGAAGAGAAAAGcggcgcagcagcagcagcaacggacTTGGGGAAGACTAGGGGGGTTGCTGACAAGCATGAAAAGAAATCAGTCAGCGGGAAATCTGAGAGACACTGAGTGGCCTAAAACCCAGTAA